Proteins encoded by one window of Panicum virgatum strain AP13 chromosome 7N, P.virgatum_v5, whole genome shotgun sequence:
- the LOC120680676 gene encoding putative protein TPRXL produces the protein MPNPSSSSPPPAPDAATRRRRRQLLPPPSSSSSSSAVPTSASGASASSSSSSSASSGLSFSFPSFSPAPSPFHHRFLSPLRASAVPFSWEHRPGIPKTPARQAAPRGKARAAALPLPLPLPPSLLSSKVGAADGPFSAAAADGYIVVPDDAKNKARRRRRHRQRRPPALAATLTDWLAVLSLYRSCTRSRDCLAGTPPPRRPSSPAKAL, from the coding sequence ATGCCCaacccctcctcctcgtccccgccaccggcgcccgacgccgccactcggcgcaggcggcggcagctcctaccgccgccgtcgtcgtcgtcctcctcctctgcgGTCCCGACCTCGGCCTCCGGCgcctcggcgtcgtcgtcgtcgtcgtcctccgcctcctcggggctctccttctccttcccgtCCTTCTCGCCCGCGCCCTCGCCGTTCCACCACCGCTTCCTCTCCCCGCTGCGCGCCTCCGCGGTGCCCTTCTCCTGGGAGCACCGCCCGGGCATCCCCAAGACCCCCGCGCGCCAGGCGGCGCCACGCGGCaaggccagggcggcggcgctgccgctgccgctgcccctcccgccctccctcctctccagcaaggtcggcgccgccgacggccccttctccgccgccgcggcggacggCTACATCGTCGTCCCCGACGACGCCAAGAATAAGGcgaggcggcgcaggcggcaccggcagcggcggccgccggcgctggccGCCACCCTGACCGACTGGCTCGCCGTGCTGAGCCTCTACCGGTCGTGCACCCGCTCCCGCGACTGCCTcgccggcacgccgccgccgcgccgccccagcTC